A genomic region of uncultured Paludibaculum sp. contains the following coding sequences:
- a CDS encoding PEP-CTERM sorting domain-containing protein gives MDLTIVCTNTRRGHFATGALIGLMCALGTAGPVRAATLWSTEASGSAKEFQLTCGTCPNPVTDLSRLSDGGPGNSVASVEFSQGTLVSYSALAIFTGPNSLPHLGAQSSADISIVPPSTFFYQAGSVARATQQYTYTGTASTEYTLEYNIDGNVSGGILTEIAGGFTIFGSGFSPGQEVQPVLGFSFDHVNGDGTEKAVHLTGDVTFTVNPGDTFFLQATLDTFVDSRSQSQFASAEALHTLAMSFTQGDASLLVPAAPASAAEVPEPASMVLTALGLAGLGVAKRRIKPV, from the coding sequence ATGGATCTGACTATCGTTTGTACAAACACAAGAAGAGGACACTTCGCGACAGGCGCCCTGATTGGACTGATGTGCGCTCTGGGGACGGCCGGCCCTGTGCGGGCCGCGACTTTGTGGAGCACGGAAGCGAGTGGCAGCGCGAAGGAGTTTCAGCTCACCTGTGGGACCTGTCCCAACCCCGTTACGGACCTTTCGAGGCTCAGTGATGGCGGGCCCGGCAATAGCGTCGCGTCCGTAGAGTTCTCGCAGGGGACCCTGGTGAGCTACTCCGCGCTTGCGATCTTCACTGGACCTAACTCGTTGCCGCATCTGGGTGCCCAGTCCAGCGCGGACATCAGCATCGTCCCACCGTCGACGTTCTTCTACCAGGCGGGCTCCGTCGCCCGAGCCACCCAACAATACACTTACACGGGCACAGCTTCGACGGAGTACACGCTCGAATACAACATCGACGGAAATGTGTCCGGCGGGATCCTGACCGAGATCGCGGGCGGATTCACGATCTTCGGAAGCGGCTTCAGTCCGGGGCAGGAGGTGCAGCCTGTGCTTGGGTTCTCATTCGATCACGTCAATGGCGACGGAACGGAGAAGGCCGTCCACCTTACCGGCGACGTCACATTCACTGTGAACCCCGGTGACACCTTTTTCCTGCAAGCCACGCTCGACACCTTCGTCGATTCCCGTTCCCAATCCCAGTTTGCGTCCGCCGAGGCCCTCCACACCCTGGCCATGAGCTTCACACAGGGAGATGCGTCGTTGCTTGTTCCGGCTGCGCCGGCATCCGCCGCTGAGGTGCCCGAGCCGGCAAGCATGGTTCTCACCGCCCTGGGTCTAGCGGGGTTGGGCGTCGCAAAGCGTCGCATCAAGCCCGTGTGA